The sequence AGCTTTCACAAATCCCTGCAGCCGGCTCTCCGCAGTATCAAGGGATTCCCCCTCTCCAACAGGCGCAATCACTCTCACCAGCGCCCCATCTGTCCGCTGCCGGGTCAGCGCATCCCAGAAGTTAAACCACTTCATCTCAAAAGCATTGGTTAAATTCCGTCCCCGCATGGGAAACCAATAATAGGCAATCTGCTTATGCTGGCCGTTCTGAATCAAGGCTCGGTTTACAGGCAACCCTCTGCCATCACCTAAGTCCACAAAAGATTTACCGCTCTGCTTAAACTCCCATCCACCACCCCGCAAGCAGGTCGCTGGGGAATGGATAGCCTCGCCTTTCTGCTGATTTTCATAGTAAGCCACATAAAAATTTATGGCCCAGCCCTTATCATTCATATAATCAGCCATAACATAATCGCTGAAGTCTAACGCGTCTATGATCTTAGCTTCCATGGAATGCTCTTTTCCCGACCACGCATTAATCTGCATTGGAAACTGTTTAAGTGGTTTTGAAATGGGAATCGCCGGCCTGAATTCGATCCCCTGGGACAGCACAAGGGTCAATCCGAGCAAAACGACCGAAACAAAAAACTGGGGCTGCAGCAGGCCTTTTTTTTGTGAACCCACATCTGCATCCGTTCCTACTGCCCACCTTGTTACCTCACCGTTACTATCGCCCTCGATATGGACCACCTCTGGAAACAACCGGTTCATCACCCATATTTCGCCCAGCATCACTCCAAGGGTCACCATAAAAATCAGCCACCCTTCAAAATCGTGGAAAAAGCCCTCAACAACCTTGGAGCCAAACTTTTCCGATAAAATACCAGTCAATGCAATACGCAGCGCATTCGTCAGTATGGTCAAAGGAATCGAAGAAACAATTAGAACGATTTTTTTCCAAAACCGGCACCGAAGAAAATAAGAAATTAAAATACTAAGAATAATCATTGGAAACAGGTATCGAAGACCGGAGCAGGCATCAACAACTTGAAGTTTAGTAAACCCTAAGTCAATTACATTACCTTCTCTGTATGCACTCATTCCATAGAGATGCATCATCATGACACCCAATTTTGAGGACATGATCTTTAGGCTAAGGGTGATCCGATTATTAACAAAATACGGCAACGGAAACATCGTTAGAATAAAGAATAGAGGAAATAGAATCGGTTTAATTTTTTGTACCCCAAAGTGAAGCAGGCACAGTCCCATTAAAATCAGCCAAAAAGAAATATAAATGATATAAAATTCACCGCCCAATTCTCCTAACCAGAAACAAACCAGGCCTATAATTACGCCACCGATTCCCCTCCAATCAGTTTTAGATTCAATTGAAAGAAAATGATTCTTTTTTTCCCACAACAGGTAAAGGACAATGAATGGGATCAAATAACAATATGAATAGTCATCACGACTCCATTTCTCCATAAGCCCTTCAAAAGATGATAAATAAACAAGGAAAAGCAATACGGCATAACTGCCTATTGTTATCAAGGACCCGACAGAAATCACTTTTGTATTTTTTGTCATAACAACTGCGCTCAATTGATTAAAATTGATAAGAATATTATTTTTGCACTTTAGCCTTGGCTAAAATTATTTGTGCAAATTGTCTTATAGTCTGAAGGAACAATATCCATAGAAATTTAAAGAAAGGTATAATAAAACGCCTCGCTTTAATAGGTTGCTGGCCACAGCGATAAAGCCATTCAAGACCGTCTTTCTGCATCCACAAAGGAGCTCGACCCACGGTACCGGCAATGTATTCAAATGCTAAACCGACACCTACTAAAATAACCCCGTCTAAACGTGACACAACCTTTTTCATAAAACGTTCTTGCTTGGGGGCACCTAAACCGACCCATAAAAAAGTTGGCCGGATTGTATTTATCTGGTTAACGAACTCATCGATTTCGACATCACTCAGTTCTCTGAAGGGAGGGGAGCAAAATCCTTTTAATGCCATTCCTGAGTAGAGCTCAGTCAGTTGCAGCTCCATTTTCTCTAAGACATCCTCAGTACTACCATAAAAATAATGGCTATAGCCTTTTTCAGCTGATAACGCAAAAATTTCTTGCATTAAATCAACACCACTGACTCGTTCACAGCTTTTTTCTCCAAGAAGATGGGCAAACCATACCAAAGGCTTGCCATCCGGGACGGTTAAATATGAGTCATTTTGAATTTGACAGTATTCACAATCTTTTTGGGAAAGCATCGACGTGCGCACATTGGTCACACAAATATAAGCCGATTTTTTTTCGTCCACTTGTTTTTCAATTGCATTCACTGCGGTTTGCATATTCACCAGCGAAATGTTTACCGCACCAATTGAAAACCGATTATCTGATTCTTTTAAATCCATACTTCGTTTGACTTTCTTAGGTGTTTAATCATAATTCATTCAACAATCAATGTCATTAACTTAAGAACACATATAGCTTAACTAATTGAAATTATATATAAATATTGAGATTTTAAGATCGACATGATATACTCAATTCTAATAATAGTTGCGAGTTATCAAAAAGAAAGGAGCATATCATGCCGAAATTTTTTAACAAATTTAACAACGCTGGCACGGAATCTGATTTCCAATATCTGTGCCGGGTTGATCGAATTTCTTCAAGAAATCATCAATTCTGATCAATTTATCAAGCAACATCGCCAAAGTCCAACCGATTTTATCCGCAAACGAAAACTTACCTTTTCAACCTTGATATTCTTTCTCATGAATATGGTTAAAGGCTCATATCAGGACGAACTTGATCATTTCTTTAAATCAATTTTTGGATTTGAAGTGGTCAAACGAGTTGTTTCCAAAGCCGCTTTGGCTAAAGCAAGGATGAAACTGAAATATGAAGCTTTCATAAACCTCAATATGCGTTTGACCAGCTACTTTTATGAAAACTTTAAGCCAGAGCAATGGCACGGGTTTAACCTGCTTGCCATAGACGGAACAACTGTTCGTTTACCTCGGATAGAGGCCATATCTACACATTTCGGAGCCTGGAATCCAAGACAGGGGGATAAATGCCCCATGGCAAGAGTCTCACAGATGTTTGATCCTTTAAATAAAATCTCAGTGGATGCCATTATTGAATCCAAAAGCGTTGGTGAACGGGAGTTGGCAGCATTTCATTTTCTGAATTTAATGCCAAACGACTTAGTCCTCCTTGATCGAGGTTACCCGGCCTATTGGCTTTTTAATCTCATTTTGTCCCGTGGTGCTGATTTTTGTGCTCGCATTCAGCGCAAAAGGTGGAAAGTGGTGCGTCAGTTCTATAATTCAGGCAAAAAAGAAAAAATCATATCTTTATCCGCATTTCCAAGCTCAGCCAAACCTTGTAAAGAGATGGGATTGGATCTCATACCCTTGAAATTGAGATTAATCCGTGTGGAACTGGATACCGGAGAATCAGAAATTCTGATAACCTCCTTGCTTGATTCACAGAGTCACCCATATGAACTATTTGCAGAACTTTATCATCTTAGATGGCCTGTGGAAGAAGATTACAAAACAATGAAACAATGGATTGAAATAGAAAACTTCTCCGGCAAATCGGTTCTTTCAGTGTATCAGGATTTTCATGCTAAAGTGTTTTCAAAGAACCTGGTCTCGGCGTTGATATACCCGACTCAGGCCGTAATTGACAAAAATACCGAAAATTGTATTTATCGATATCAAAGAAATTTTGCCCAGGCTTTGTCAAAAGTGAAGGATGTGATCCCTCTCTTGTTTCTCAAGCCTTTAGAGGCCGTGACCAAGTTGATATCCGATATTCATGAGATAGTGGTAAAAACTATTGAGCCTGTAAGGCCGGGTCGTAAATATCCGAGAAATTTTAATAAAAGGGGTAGCCGTTTCCACTATGGATACCAGCCGCTCCGTTAAGTTAATGACATTGATTCAACAATTAAAGAATCACCCTAATCCTTGTTTTGCTTTTTTAAATTCCGGGTTCAAAAGCTTTTTAATATTTCCGATTGTTCCAATTACAAAAGGCATTGGGTCTTTAAGCGAGCCATCCTGATAATACACATTCCTTCCAAATAAATTGAACCACCCGTTTTGAAAAGGTGATCTTTGTTTAGCCTTTAACAGCCAAAGAAGATCAAGGCCAAAATATCTCAAAATTTTCCCGGGGGAATAAACATATGTTTTGACAGCTCCAGTCAGTGTATAATCCACTATAATTTCAGCAAAATCTATGCCACTAACAAAAGCAGTCCGGATGCAGGCAGGAAGCCTTGGATTGATTTCCATTATTTTAAACCGCCCATCTCTTGGATCCTGTATCAGGTCAAAATCAGCAAAGCCTACCCAACCGATATGTTTAAGAATCTTAGAACACATCTCTACCAGTTCATTATTCTCAATCGTTATATTACAGGTACTGCTGCCACCTGATACCGGGTAAAAACGTATTTTTTCCATTGCTGTTGAGATATGAATGTCTTTGTTATCTGTAAAGATTTGAACTTTAAACTGCTTTCCTCCTGCAGGAACAAATGTTTGCAAATGTGAATCGCCAAAATTCTTAATTATGGCAGGGGCATAATTTTGTAGGTCATTATAATTGTTTACAACCCTCATGCCTCTGGCACCGGAAGTATGATTAGGCTTTATGATAGCTGGAAATCCAACATATTCGGATGCTTCCTTTAGAGTAAATCTATTCAAATCACAACTTTTAGGATGATCAATGCCTATACTTTTACAAACTCCCATCAATTGATTTTTATCAAAACCTTTAAGAAAAACTTCAAATTGAGGTATTAATACATTTGAAACTTTATTGATTTCCTTTTTAAATTTACTTGTAAATGGGGAGACTTCATCGTTCATTGGAACAATCACATCGATTTTGTGCTTTTCCAAATATTCTAAAAGATCTTGCTTATATTGAAGTGGATCTTTTTGACAATCGACGGTTAATTGAATTTGATCTGTAAAGCGACTATGGCATCCATAGGAAACGGTTTTACAAAAAATGTGCGTTTGATATCCTTTTCGTTTCAGGGACTCTAAGCAAGGCAATGTTTGAACTGTTTGCCCCTCTAAAAAAAGCACGCTTCTTTTCATGATCAACCCCTCTCTCTAATTAGCCTTGCCGGTACACCACCATATATGGAATACGGTGGAATATCCGTAGTCACAACTGAATTTGCCCCAATAACCGCACCTTTCCCAACTCGCACACCTGCCGTTATTACAGTCCCTGCACCGATCCATACATCATCGTCGATTACCACATCGCCATCCCAGTAATCCTGCTTGATAGAGGGTTGCCCATTTTTTTCTATGCCATGGTTAAAAGCGAAAATCATAACATTGGGTCCAGTATGTACATAATTCCCGATTTTCACCTTACCGGCAAACTTACCGGCTTGAATAACATTATTATGATTGATTAAGCAGTCCTTTCCTATTGAAACTCTTTCTCCCTGTCTGATAATAACACTGGGATGAACTTTTGCACTTTTTTCAATTTTTGCCTTATTTCTTCCTACGACAAAATTTACAATAAAGTATGCAAAGGCATAAGTTATCACTTTATAAAATCTAAGGCTAAGCATAGCCTTAATGATTTCAAAAAAATATTCAAGCTTAGAAGGTCTTTTGAATTTCCCTTTAACAGTTCTCACCTTTTCCCCTCAATCGATATCGAATAAATCTTTTTGAGTATGGCGTTTCCTATCAGGAGAAATTGCGTCCTCATCCATACGCTCGTG is a genomic window of uncultured Desulfobacter sp. containing:
- the xrtD gene encoding VPLPA-CTERM-specific exosortase XrtD; this encodes MTKNTKVISVGSLITIGSYAVLLFLVYLSSFEGLMEKWSRDDYSYCYLIPFIVLYLLWEKKNHFLSIESKTDWRGIGGVIIGLVCFWLGELGGEFYIIYISFWLILMGLCLLHFGVQKIKPILFPLFFILTMFPLPYFVNNRITLSLKIMSSKLGVMMMHLYGMSAYREGNVIDLGFTKLQVVDACSGLRYLFPMIILSILISYFLRCRFWKKIVLIVSSIPLTILTNALRIALTGILSEKFGSKVVEGFFHDFEGWLIFMVTLGVMLGEIWVMNRLFPEVVHIEGDSNGEVTRWAVGTDADVGSQKKGLLQPQFFVSVVLLGLTLVLSQGIEFRPAIPISKPLKQFPMQINAWSGKEHSMEAKIIDALDFSDYVMADYMNDKGWAINFYVAYYENQQKGEAIHSPATCLRGGGWEFKQSGKSFVDLGDGRGLPVNRALIQNGQHKQIAYYWFPMRGRNLTNAFEMKWFNFWDALTRQRTDGALVRVIAPVGEGESLDTAESRLQGFVKAVVPVLNTYLPGS
- a CDS encoding WecB/TagA/CpsF family glycosyltransferase, whose product is MDLKESDNRFSIGAVNISLVNMQTAVNAIEKQVDEKKSAYICVTNVRTSMLSQKDCEYCQIQNDSYLTVPDGKPLVWFAHLLGEKSCERVSGVDLMQEIFALSAEKGYSHYFYGSTEDVLEKMELQLTELYSGMALKGFCSPPFRELSDVEIDEFVNQINTIRPTFLWVGLGAPKQERFMKKVVSRLDGVILVGVGLAFEYIAGTVGRAPLWMQKDGLEWLYRCGQQPIKARRFIIPFFKFLWILFLQTIRQFAQIILAKAKVQK
- a CDS encoding IS4 family transposase is translated as MIEFLQEIINSDQFIKQHRQSPTDFIRKRKLTFSTLIFFLMNMVKGSYQDELDHFFKSIFGFEVVKRVVSKAALAKARMKLKYEAFINLNMRLTSYFYENFKPEQWHGFNLLAIDGTTVRLPRIEAISTHFGAWNPRQGDKCPMARVSQMFDPLNKISVDAIIESKSVGERELAAFHFLNLMPNDLVLLDRGYPAYWLFNLILSRGADFCARIQRKRWKVVRQFYNSGKKEKIISLSAFPSSAKPCKEMGLDLIPLKLRLIRVELDTGESEILITSLLDSQSHPYELFAELYHLRWPVEEDYKTMKQWIEIENFSGKSVLSVYQDFHAKVFSKNLVSALIYPTQAVIDKNTENCIYRYQRNFAQALSKVKDVIPLLFLKPLEAVTKLISDIHEIVVKTIEPVRPGRKYPRNFNKRGSRFHYGYQPLR
- a CDS encoding ATP-grasp domain-containing protein codes for the protein MKRSVLFLEGQTVQTLPCLESLKRKGYQTHIFCKTVSYGCHSRFTDQIQLTVDCQKDPLQYKQDLLEYLEKHKIDVIVPMNDEVSPFTSKFKKEINKVSNVLIPQFEVFLKGFDKNQLMGVCKSIGIDHPKSCDLNRFTLKEASEYVGFPAIIKPNHTSGARGMRVVNNYNDLQNYAPAIIKNFGDSHLQTFVPAGGKQFKVQIFTDNKDIHISTAMEKIRFYPVSGGSSTCNITIENNELVEMCSKILKHIGWVGFADFDLIQDPRDGRFKIMEINPRLPACIRTAFVSGIDFAEIIVDYTLTGAVKTYVYSPGKILRYFGLDLLWLLKAKQRSPFQNGWFNLFGRNVYYQDGSLKDPMPFVIGTIGNIKKLLNPEFKKAKQGLG
- a CDS encoding acyltransferase, with protein sequence MRTVKGKFKRPSKLEYFFEIIKAMLSLRFYKVITYAFAYFIVNFVVGRNKAKIEKSAKVHPSVIIRQGERVSIGKDCLINHNNVIQAGKFAGKVKIGNYVHTGPNVMIFAFNHGIEKNGQPSIKQDYWDGDVVIDDDVWIGAGTVITAGVRVGKGAVIGANSVVTTDIPPYSIYGGVPARLIRERG